A window of the Kosakonia radicincitans DSM 16656 genome harbors these coding sequences:
- the fadL gene encoding long-chain fatty acid transporter FadL, whose protein sequence is MSQKTRFTKSALAVAVAIVSTQAWSAGFQLNEFSASGLGRAYSGEGAIADDAGNVSRNPALITMFDRPTFSGGAVFVDPDVDVSGRSAIGNDASQKNIAPTAWIPNLHFVAPINDQFGWGASLTSNFGLATEFNNDYAAGSMGGKTDLETLNLNLSGAYRLDTHWSFGLGFDAVYARAKVERYAGDLPQIIGASLPGMVQSGQLSAQQAAAIGAQAGGISRDTQIAHLKGDEWGFGWNAGILYELDKNNRYSLTYRSEVKVDFDGDYKSSLPTTLNPINTALGLGLPYGTGGSTTNGSLSLHLPEMWEVSGYNRVAPQWAIHYSLTYTSWSQFQELKATGDSGQTLFYKDEGFKDAYRIALGTTYYMDDNWTFRAGIAFDDSPVPANKRTISIPDQDRLWLSTGATYAFNKDASVDVGFSYMHGQKVKFTEGPYTFQSEGRAFLYGANFNYAF, encoded by the coding sequence ATGAGCCAGAAAACCCGTTTTACCAAGTCTGCTCTGGCAGTCGCAGTGGCAATTGTCTCTACCCAGGCCTGGTCCGCAGGCTTTCAACTCAATGAATTTTCGGCTTCTGGTCTTGGCCGTGCTTATTCCGGTGAAGGTGCAATTGCGGATGATGCAGGTAACGTCAGCCGCAACCCTGCATTGATTACCATGTTTGACCGCCCGACGTTCTCCGGCGGCGCGGTGTTTGTTGATCCGGATGTCGATGTCTCCGGCCGTTCCGCGATTGGTAATGATGCGAGCCAGAAAAACATTGCGCCGACAGCGTGGATACCAAACCTGCACTTTGTCGCGCCGATTAACGATCAGTTCGGCTGGGGGGCTTCGCTGACTTCCAACTTTGGGCTGGCAACAGAGTTTAATAATGACTACGCAGCCGGGTCGATGGGCGGTAAAACCGATCTCGAAACACTGAACCTGAACCTTAGCGGCGCGTATCGTCTGGATACCCACTGGAGCTTCGGTCTGGGTTTTGACGCCGTTTATGCTCGCGCGAAGGTTGAGCGTTACGCTGGCGATCTGCCGCAGATCATCGGCGCCAGCCTGCCAGGCATGGTGCAATCTGGCCAGCTTAGCGCCCAGCAGGCTGCCGCTATTGGCGCGCAGGCGGGCGGTATCAGCCGTGATACGCAAATCGCGCATCTGAAAGGCGATGAATGGGGCTTTGGCTGGAACGCCGGTATCCTTTACGAGCTGGATAAAAACAACCGTTACTCCTTAACTTACCGTTCCGAAGTGAAGGTCGACTTCGACGGCGATTATAAGAGCAGCCTGCCGACAACGCTTAATCCGATCAACACAGCACTGGGTCTTGGCTTGCCGTATGGTACTGGCGGCTCGACCACCAATGGCTCGCTGTCGCTCCATCTGCCAGAGATGTGGGAAGTTTCGGGTTATAACCGCGTAGCTCCACAATGGGCCATTCACTACAGTCTGACCTATACCAGCTGGAGCCAGTTCCAGGAGCTGAAAGCGACCGGTGACAGTGGTCAAACGCTGTTCTATAAAGATGAAGGCTTTAAAGATGCCTATCGCATCGCGCTGGGTACCACTTATTATATGGATGATAACTGGACCTTCCGCGCCGGTATCGCCTTTGATGACAGCCCGGTTCCGGCTAACAAACGCACGATCTCCATCCCTGATCAGGACCGTCTGTGGCTGAGCACGGGGGCGACCTATGCCTTTAATAAGGATGCTTCCGTCGATGTTGGCTTCTCTTATATGCATGGTCAGAAAGTGAAGTTCACCGAAGGCCCGTATACGTTCCAGTCTGAAGGCCGCGCGTTCCTCTACGGCGCTAACTTCAACTACGCCTTCTGA
- a CDS encoding YfcZ/YiiS family protein translates to MSKCSADETPVCCCMDVGTIMDNSDCTASYSRVFTNRAEADETLAALSARARSVESEPCQITSTFTEVADGVRLDIDFVFACEAETLIFQLGLR, encoded by the coding sequence ATGAGCAAATGCAGTGCTGATGAAACCCCGGTTTGCTGCTGTATGGATGTTGGCACCATTATGGACAACTCCGACTGCACCGCCTCTTACAGTCGTGTATTCACCAATCGTGCTGAAGCCGATGAAACGCTGGCCGCGCTGAGTGCAAGAGCCCGCAGCGTGGAATCCGAGCCTTGCCAAATTACCTCCACCTTCACCGAAGTGGCGGATGGCGTGCGTCTCGATATCGATTTTGTTTTCGCCTGCGAAGCGGAAACCCTGATTTTCCAGCTTGGCCTGCGTTAA
- the fadI gene encoding acetyl-CoA C-acyltransferase FadI, with amino-acid sequence MKALPLVTRQGDRIAIVSGLRTPFARQATAFHGIPAIDLGKMVVGEMLARSEIPPEVIEQLVFGQVVQMPEAPNIAREIVLGTGMSVHTDAYSVSRACATSFQAVANVAESLLAGTIRAGIAGGADSSSVLPIGVSKKLARALVDANKARTVGQKLKLFSRLRLRDLLPVPPAVAEYSTGLRMGDTAEQMAKTYGISREQQDALAHRSHQLAAQAWAEGKLRDEVMTAYAPPFRDPVEQDNNVRHNSSLADYAKLRPAFDRQHGTVTAANSTPLTDGAAAVILMTESRARELGLSPLGYLRSYAFTAIDVQQDMLLGPAWATPLALERAGLTMADLTLLDMHEAFAAQTLTNLKLMASERFAREVLGRSQATGEVDDSKFNVLGGSIAYGHPFAATGARMITQTLHELHRRGGGFGLVTACAAGGLGAAMVLEAE; translated from the coding sequence ATGAAGGCATTACCGCTTGTCACCCGCCAGGGCGACCGCATTGCCATTGTCAGTGGGTTACGTACCCCGTTTGCCCGCCAGGCCACCGCTTTTCACGGCATTCCGGCGATCGATCTCGGCAAAATGGTGGTGGGAGAGATGCTGGCGCGCAGCGAAATTCCCCCCGAAGTGATTGAACAACTGGTGTTTGGCCAGGTCGTGCAGATGCCGGAAGCGCCTAATATTGCGCGCGAAATCGTGCTCGGCACCGGCATGAGCGTCCATACCGATGCTTACAGCGTCAGCCGCGCCTGCGCAACCAGTTTCCAGGCCGTGGCCAACGTCGCAGAAAGTCTGCTGGCGGGCACTATTCGCGCCGGTATTGCTGGCGGGGCGGATTCCTCCTCTGTTTTACCTATTGGCGTCAGTAAAAAGTTGGCGCGTGCGCTGGTGGATGCCAACAAAGCCCGCACTGTGGGGCAAAAACTGAAGCTTTTCTCCCGCTTGCGCTTGCGCGACCTGTTGCCGGTTCCTCCCGCCGTCGCGGAGTATTCCACCGGGCTGAGAATGGGCGATACAGCTGAGCAGATGGCGAAAACATACGGTATCAGCCGTGAACAGCAGGATGCGCTGGCCCACCGCTCACACCAGCTAGCCGCACAGGCCTGGGCTGAAGGCAAACTGCGTGATGAAGTGATGACCGCCTATGCGCCGCCGTTTCGCGATCCGGTTGAACAGGATAATAACGTTCGTCATAACTCCAGCCTGGCCGATTACGCGAAGCTGCGTCCCGCCTTCGATCGTCAGCATGGCACGGTGACGGCGGCGAACAGTACGCCGCTGACCGACGGAGCTGCGGCTGTAATTTTAATGACCGAATCCCGCGCCCGGGAACTGGGATTATCACCGCTGGGTTATTTGCGCAGCTACGCTTTCACCGCCATTGATGTGCAACAGGACATGCTGCTTGGCCCAGCCTGGGCAACGCCGCTGGCACTGGAAAGAGCCGGGCTGACGATGGCTGATCTGACGCTTCTAGATATGCACGAAGCCTTTGCCGCGCAAACCTTAACCAACCTGAAATTGATGGCCAGCGAGCGTTTTGCTCGTGAGGTACTTGGGCGCTCGCAGGCAACAGGTGAGGTGGATGACAGTAAGTTTAACGTGCTGGGCGGTTCCATTGCTTACGGTCATCCGTTTGCCGCCACCGGCGCGCGCATGATCACCCAAACGTTACACGAACTGCACCGCCGGGGAGGCGGTTTTGGTCTGGTCACTGCCTGTGCCGCGGGCGGTCTGGGCGCGGCAATGGTTCTGGAGGCTGAATAA
- the fadJ gene encoding fatty acid oxidation complex subunit alpha FadJ has translation MTMMSAFTFNVRPDNIAVVTIDVPNEKMNTLKAEFAGEVRAMLKQIRDNKALRGVVFISAKADNFIAGADINMIARCQTAKEAEDLARQGQQVMAEIHALSIPVVAAIHGACLGGGLELALACHRRICTDDAKTMLGLPEVQLGLLPGSGGTQRLPRLIGVSTALEMILTGKQLRPRQALKVGLVDDVVPQSILLEAAVDLAKQGRPVARHLPVRERVLAGPLGRALLFRMVSKKTEQKTQGNYPAATRILSVIETGLTQGRSSGYDAEARAFGQLAMTPQSQALRHLFFASTGVKKDPGSEVQAGPLNTIGVLGGGLMGGGIAFVTASKAGLPVRIKDINAKGINHALKYSWEELDKKVRRRYLKAGERDKQLAKISGTLDFSGFAQRDLVIEAVFEDLALKQKMVAEVEAHCSAHTIFASNTSSLPIGDIAAHAARPEKIIGLHFFSPVEKMPLVEVIPHAGTDEQTIATTVKLAKKQGKTPIVVADKAGFYVNRILAPYINEAIRLLSEGECIEDIDRALVKFGFPVGPIQLLDEVGIDTGTKIIPVLESAYGERFSAPASIVSAILNDDRKGRKNGRGFYLYPAKGRKSKKQPDPAIYPLIGASGGGRLSAEQMAERCVLLMLNEAVRCFDEQVIRSARDGDIGAVFGIGFPPFLGGPFHYIATSGAGDVVARLQRLEAQYGARFAPCEPLLRMAEQGVTFWSEKETEDVN, from the coding sequence ATGACAATGATGTCCGCATTTACCTTTAATGTGCGTCCCGACAATATCGCGGTCGTCACCATTGATGTGCCGAATGAAAAAATGAACACCCTGAAAGCGGAGTTTGCAGGTGAAGTGCGCGCCATGCTGAAACAGATCCGCGACAATAAGGCGCTGCGTGGCGTGGTGTTTATCTCGGCCAAGGCAGACAATTTCATCGCTGGCGCGGATATCAATATGATCGCCCGTTGCCAGACGGCAAAAGAGGCCGAGGATCTGGCTCGTCAGGGGCAGCAAGTGATGGCGGAGATCCATGCGCTGTCGATTCCGGTGGTTGCCGCAATTCATGGCGCTTGCCTGGGCGGCGGGCTGGAACTGGCACTGGCGTGCCATCGCCGGATTTGTACTGACGACGCGAAAACAATGCTGGGATTGCCTGAAGTTCAGTTAGGTCTGCTGCCCGGTTCCGGCGGGACACAGCGATTGCCGCGTCTGATTGGCGTCAGTACGGCGCTGGAAATGATCCTCACCGGAAAACAGCTTCGTCCGCGCCAGGCATTAAAAGTTGGGCTGGTGGACGATGTCGTACCGCAGTCAATTCTCCTTGAGGCCGCTGTTGATTTGGCCAAACAGGGGCGGCCGGTTGCCCGTCATCTGCCGGTTCGTGAACGGGTTCTGGCCGGGCCGCTTGGCCGCGCGTTGCTGTTCCGTATGGTGAGTAAGAAAACCGAACAAAAAACCCAGGGGAATTATCCTGCGGCCACGCGCATTTTATCCGTTATTGAAACCGGGTTGACGCAGGGGCGCAGCAGCGGTTACGACGCGGAAGCGCGCGCGTTTGGTCAACTGGCGATGACGCCGCAATCACAGGCGTTACGCCACCTGTTCTTCGCCAGTACCGGCGTTAAAAAAGATCCTGGCAGCGAGGTGCAGGCTGGCCCGTTGAACACGATCGGTGTGCTGGGCGGCGGATTAATGGGCGGCGGGATCGCTTTCGTCACGGCAAGCAAAGCAGGATTGCCGGTTCGCATAAAAGATATTAATGCGAAAGGGATCAACCACGCGCTGAAATACAGTTGGGAAGAGCTGGATAAAAAAGTGCGGCGCCGCTACCTGAAAGCGGGCGAGCGCGATAAGCAGTTGGCGAAAATATCCGGCACCCTGGATTTTAGCGGCTTTGCTCAGCGTGACTTGGTCATTGAGGCGGTGTTTGAAGATCTGGCGTTGAAACAGAAAATGGTGGCTGAAGTGGAAGCCCATTGTTCCGCTCATACTATTTTTGCCTCCAATACCTCTTCTTTACCGATCGGCGATATTGCAGCGCATGCCGCGCGACCAGAAAAGATCATCGGATTACATTTTTTCAGTCCGGTGGAAAAAATGCCATTGGTGGAGGTGATCCCACACGCCGGAACGGATGAGCAGACCATCGCTACCACGGTAAAGCTGGCGAAAAAACAGGGCAAAACGCCGATTGTGGTCGCGGATAAAGCCGGATTTTACGTGAACCGCATTCTTGCTCCCTATATTAATGAAGCCATCCGGCTGCTGAGTGAAGGCGAGTGCATCGAGGATATTGATCGCGCGCTGGTGAAATTTGGCTTCCCGGTCGGGCCGATCCAGTTACTGGATGAAGTGGGCATCGATACCGGTACAAAAATTATTCCGGTGCTGGAAAGCGCTTATGGTGAACGGTTTAGCGCCCCTGCAAGTATTGTGAGCGCAATTCTGAACGACGATCGCAAAGGGCGAAAAAATGGTCGTGGTTTCTATCTTTACCCTGCGAAAGGGCGTAAAAGCAAAAAGCAGCCCGATCCGGCGATTTATCCCCTGATTGGTGCCTCCGGCGGTGGGAGGTTATCGGCAGAGCAGATGGCGGAACGCTGTGTGCTGCTGATGCTGAACGAGGCGGTGCGTTGCTTTGATGAGCAGGTTATTCGCAGCGCGCGAGACGGCGATATTGGCGCCGTATTCGGCATCGGTTTTCCGCCGTTTTTAGGCGGGCCGTTCCACTATATAGCGACATCAGGAGCGGGCGACGTCGTGGCGAGGTTGCAGCGGCTGGAGGCGCAATACGGTGCGCGTTTTGCGCCTTGTGAACCGCTGTTGCGTATGGCGGAGCAGGGTGTAACTTTTTGGTCGGAAAAAGAAACTGAAGATGTGAATTAA
- the sixA gene encoding phosphohistidine phosphatase SixA, with translation MQVFIMRHGDAALDAASDSVRPLTPCGCDESRQMATWLKGQKVDIERVLISPFLRAEQTLEKVGECMNLPDNVEVLPELTPCGDIGLVSAYLQALANEGISSVLVISHLPLVGYLVSELCPGEAPPMFTTSAIASVTLGEDGKGVFDWQMSPCNLKMRKAI, from the coding sequence ATGCAAGTTTTTATCATGCGTCACGGCGACGCTGCCCTCGATGCAGCCAGTGACTCGGTTCGTCCCTTAACCCCTTGTGGCTGTGACGAATCCCGTCAAATGGCAACATGGTTGAAAGGCCAAAAAGTGGATATTGAACGTGTTCTGATCAGCCCTTTTTTACGTGCTGAACAGACGCTGGAAAAGGTAGGGGAGTGTATGAACCTGCCTGACAACGTGGAGGTCCTGCCGGAACTGACGCCTTGCGGCGATATCGGCCTTGTCAGTGCCTATTTACAGGCGCTGGCGAATGAAGGAATCTCCTCTGTGCTGGTGATCTCTCACCTGCCGCTGGTGGGTTACCTGGTGTCCGAGCTTTGCCCGGGTGAAGCACCGCCGATGTTTACCACTTCCGCCATTGCCAGCGTTACGCTGGGTGAAGACGGTAAAGGGGTTTTTGACTGGCAAATGAGTCCCTGCAACCTGAAGATGCGAAAAGCCATCTGA
- the smrB gene encoding endonuclease SmrB codes for MKKKSSLSEEEQVLFRQLMTGTRQLKQDTVVHRPARKKISEVPVKRLLQEQADNSHYFSDEFQPLLNTEGPVKYVREDVSHFELKKMRRGDYSPELFLDLHGLTQQQAKQELGALIAACRREHVFCACVMHGHGKHILKQQTPLWLAQHPHVMAFHQAPKEYGGDAAILVLIEVEEWQPPELP; via the coding sequence ATGAAAAAGAAATCATCGCTTAGCGAGGAGGAACAGGTGTTGTTCCGGCAACTGATGACCGGTACGCGCCAGCTTAAGCAGGATACCGTGGTACATCGCCCGGCGCGGAAAAAAATCAGCGAAGTTCCGGTGAAACGGTTATTACAGGAACAAGCCGACAACAGTCACTACTTTTCCGACGAGTTTCAGCCGCTGCTCAATACCGAAGGTCCGGTCAAATATGTGCGTGAAGATGTCAGCCATTTTGAGCTAAAAAAGATGCGTCGGGGCGACTACTCGCCGGAGTTGTTTCTCGATCTGCACGGTTTAACACAGCAGCAGGCGAAGCAAGAACTGGGCGCGCTGATCGCCGCCTGTCGCCGTGAACATGTGTTCTGCGCCTGCGTGATGCACGGCCACGGTAAACACATTCTGAAGCAACAGACACCGCTGTGGCTGGCGCAGCACCCGCATGTGATGGCGTTTCACCAGGCGCCGAAAGAGTATGGCGGCGACGCAGCAATTCTGGTGCTGATTGAAGTGGAAGAGTGGCAGCCGCCGGAACTGCCCTGA
- the prmB gene encoding 50S ribosomal protein L3 N(5)-glutamine methyltransferase yields MDKIFVDEAVNELHTIQDMLRWAVSRFSAANIWYGHGTDNPWDEAVQLVLPTLYLPLDIPEDMRTARLTSSERHRIVERVIRRVNERIPVAYLTNKAWFCGHEFYVDERVLVPRSPIGELINNRFAGLIDQQPQHILDMCTGSGCIAIATAYAFPEAEVDAVDISADALAVTEHNIEEHGLIHHVTPIRSDLFRDLPKVQYDLIVTNPPYVDEEDMSDLPSEYRHEPELGLASGSDGLKLTRRILACAPDYLADHGILICEVGNSMVHLMEQYPDVPFTWLEFDNGGDGVFMLTKAQLIAAREHFSIYKD; encoded by the coding sequence ATGGATAAAATTTTTGTCGATGAAGCAGTGAATGAGCTGCACACCATTCAGGACATGCTGCGCTGGGCGGTCAGCCGCTTCAGCGCCGCGAATATCTGGTACGGTCACGGCACGGATAACCCGTGGGACGAAGCGGTGCAACTGGTGTTGCCGACGCTCTATCTGCCGCTCGATATCCCGGAGGATATGCGCACCGCGCGTCTGACTTCCAGCGAGCGTCACCGCATTGTTGAGCGCGTGATCCGTCGCGTTAACGAGCGTATTCCGGTCGCTTACCTGACCAACAAAGCGTGGTTCTGCGGCCACGAATTTTATGTCGATGAGCGCGTGCTGGTGCCGCGTTCCCCGATTGGCGAACTTATCAACAACCGCTTTGCCGGGCTGATTGATCAACAGCCGCAGCATATTCTGGATATGTGTACCGGCAGCGGCTGTATCGCTATTGCGACGGCGTACGCCTTCCCGGAAGCGGAAGTGGATGCGGTCGATATCTCCGCGGATGCGCTGGCGGTAACTGAGCACAATATTGAAGAGCACGGCCTGATTCACCACGTTACGCCGATCCGTTCCGACCTGTTCCGCGATCTGCCGAAAGTGCAGTACGACCTGATTGTCACCAACCCGCCGTACGTTGATGAAGAAGATATGTCCGATCTGCCATCGGAATACCGTCACGAGCCGGAGCTGGGCCTGGCATCGGGCAGCGACGGCCTGAAACTGACGCGCCGCATTCTGGCCTGCGCCCCGGATTACCTTGCTGACCACGGCATCCTGATTTGTGAAGTCGGCAACAGCATGGTACATCTGATGGAACAATATCCGGACGTTCCGTTCACCTGGCTGGAGTTTGATAATGGCGGGGACGGCGTCTTTATGCTGACCAAAGCGCAGCTGATTGCCGCTCGCGAACACTTCAGCATCTATAAAGATTAA
- the aroC gene encoding chorismate synthase encodes MAGNTIGQLFRVTTFGESHGLALGCIVDGVPPGIPLTEADLQHDLDRRRPGTSRYTTQRREPDQVKILSGVFEGVTTGTSIGLLIENTDQRSQDYGAIKDLFRPGHADYTYEQKYGLRDYRGGGRSSARETAMRVAAGAIAKKYLAQKFGIVIRGCLTQMGEIPLEIKDWAQVEQNPFFCPDPDKIEALDELMRGLKKEGDSIGAKVTVVADGVPAGFGEPVFDRLDADIAHALMSINAVKGVEIGDGFEVVKLRGSENRDEITQQGFQSNHAGGILGGISSGQQIIANIALKPTSSITVPGRTINRFGEEVDMVTKGRHDPCVGIRAVPIAEAMLAIVLMDHFLRQRAQNADVTTDIPRW; translated from the coding sequence ATGGCAGGTAACACAATTGGACAACTTTTCCGCGTAACCACGTTTGGTGAATCGCACGGCCTGGCGCTGGGTTGCATCGTTGACGGCGTACCTCCGGGTATTCCGCTGACCGAAGCCGATTTACAACACGATCTCGACAGACGACGCCCGGGAACATCGCGCTATACCACCCAACGCCGCGAACCGGATCAGGTGAAGATTCTGTCCGGCGTCTTTGAAGGCGTCACCACTGGTACCAGCATTGGTCTGCTGATCGAAAACACCGACCAGCGCTCGCAGGATTATGGCGCGATTAAAGATCTGTTCCGCCCGGGCCATGCGGATTACACCTACGAACAAAAATACGGTCTGCGCGACTATCGCGGTGGTGGCCGTTCTTCTGCGCGCGAAACCGCAATGCGCGTCGCCGCTGGCGCTATCGCCAAGAAATATCTGGCGCAGAAATTTGGCATTGTTATTCGCGGCTGCCTGACTCAGATGGGCGAGATCCCGCTGGAGATCAAAGACTGGGCGCAGGTTGAACAGAACCCGTTTTTCTGCCCGGATCCGGACAAAATCGAGGCGCTGGATGAACTGATGCGCGGCCTGAAAAAAGAGGGCGACTCCATCGGGGCGAAAGTGACCGTAGTGGCCGATGGCGTTCCGGCAGGTTTTGGCGAGCCGGTGTTTGACCGTCTTGATGCTGATATCGCGCACGCGCTGATGAGCATCAACGCGGTGAAAGGCGTGGAAATTGGCGATGGCTTTGAAGTCGTGAAGCTGCGCGGCAGCGAAAACCGCGACGAAATCACGCAGCAGGGTTTCCAGAGCAACCACGCGGGCGGCATTCTTGGCGGCATCAGCAGCGGGCAGCAAATTATTGCCAATATAGCGCTGAAACCCACGTCGAGCATTACCGTACCGGGTCGCACCATTAATCGTTTCGGCGAAGAAGTGGATATGGTAACCAAAGGCCGTCACGATCCGTGTGTCGGTATTCGCGCCGTGCCGATCGCCGAAGCGATGCTGGCGATCGTGCTGATGGATCACTTCCTGCGTCAGCGTGCGCAAAACGCTGATGTCACTACTGATATTCCACGCTGGTAA
- the mepA gene encoding penicillin-insensitive murein endopeptidase gives MKRTAIALFTLLVCAAATAATPWQKLTHPVAGSPQSIGAFANGCIVGAHALPLQSDNYQVMRTDQRRYFGHPDLVLFIQRLSNQVHNLGLGTVLVGDMGMPAGGRFNGGHASHQSGLDVDIFLQLPKTRWSAAQLLKPQALDLVSSDGKQVVPALWKPEISSMIKLAAQDNDVTRIFVNPAIKQQLCLDAGTDRDWLRKVRPWFQHRAHMHVRLRCPADSLECQDQPLPPPGDGCGAELQSWFEPAKPGSTIPEKKTPPPLPRSCQALLDEHAL, from the coding sequence ATGAAAAGAACGGCAATTGCGCTGTTTACTCTGCTGGTGTGCGCCGCCGCGACGGCGGCGACACCGTGGCAAAAACTGACGCATCCGGTCGCCGGTAGCCCGCAGTCCATTGGCGCGTTCGCTAATGGTTGTATCGTTGGTGCGCATGCGCTGCCGCTGCAATCGGACAACTATCAGGTGATGCGCACTGACCAGCGGCGCTACTTCGGTCATCCCGATCTGGTGCTGTTTATTCAGCGTCTGAGCAATCAGGTGCACAATCTGGGGCTGGGTACGGTGCTGGTGGGCGACATGGGGATGCCCGCAGGTGGACGTTTCAACGGCGGCCATGCCAGCCATCAATCCGGGCTGGATGTTGATATCTTCCTGCAACTACCGAAAACGCGCTGGAGCGCCGCGCAGTTGCTGAAACCACAGGCGCTGGATCTCGTCTCAAGCGATGGTAAGCAAGTCGTGCCCGCGCTGTGGAAGCCGGAAATCAGTAGCATGATCAAGCTGGCGGCACAAGATAACGACGTGACGCGCATTTTCGTTAACCCGGCAATCAAACAGCAGCTTTGCCTCGATGCCGGAACCGATCGCGACTGGCTGCGTAAAGTGCGTCCATGGTTCCAGCATCGTGCGCATATGCACGTGCGTTTGCGCTGTCCGGCTGATAGCCTGGAGTGCCAGGATCAACCTCTGCCGCCGCCTGGCGACGGTTGCGGCGCAGAACTGCAAAGCTGGTTTGAACCAGCGAAACCTGGCAGCACAATCCCTGAGAAAAAGACGCCGCCGCCATTGCCGCGGTCTTGTCAGGCTTTACTGGATGAACACGCACTCTGA
- a CDS encoding sulfite exporter TauE/SafE family protein encodes MELFQQLFMVSPLLLVVLFFVALLAGFIDALAGGGGLLTVPALLAAGMTPAQALATNKLQACGGSISASLYFIRRKVVNLADQKLNILMTFIGSTTGALLVQHVQSDVLRQILPILVICIGLYFLLMPKLGEEDRQRRLYGLPFALVSGGCVGFYDGFFGPGAGSFYALAFVTLAGYNLAKSTAHAKVLNATSNVGGLLLFIIGGKVVWGTGFIMLAGQFLGARMGSRLVLSKGQKLIRPMIVIVSAVMSAKLLYDSHGQEILHFLGVNV; translated from the coding sequence ATGGAACTCTTTCAACAACTGTTTATGGTATCGCCGTTACTGCTGGTGGTGCTTTTTTTTGTCGCGTTGCTGGCTGGTTTTATTGACGCGCTGGCGGGCGGCGGCGGGCTGTTAACGGTGCCAGCGTTACTGGCGGCAGGTATGACGCCAGCCCAGGCGTTGGCAACGAATAAATTACAAGCCTGTGGCGGTTCGATTTCTGCGTCGCTGTACTTTATCCGTCGCAAAGTGGTGAATCTTGCCGATCAGAAACTCAATATCCTGATGACCTTTATCGGCTCAACCACCGGCGCGCTGCTGGTGCAGCATGTGCAATCGGATGTACTGCGCCAAATCCTGCCGATTCTGGTGATCTGTATCGGTCTCTACTTCCTGTTGATGCCGAAGCTGGGTGAGGAGGATCGTCAGCGTCGTTTGTACGGGCTGCCGTTTGCGCTGGTCTCCGGTGGCTGTGTCGGTTTTTACGACGGTTTCTTCGGCCCCGGCGCCGGTTCCTTTTACGCGCTGGCTTTTGTGACGCTCGCAGGGTACAACCTGGCGAAATCCACCGCGCATGCCAAAGTGCTGAATGCCACCTCGAATGTCGGCGGTCTGCTGCTGTTTATTATTGGCGGCAAAGTTGTGTGGGGCACGGGTTTCATCATGCTGGCCGGGCAGTTTCTCGGCGCGCGAATGGGCTCGCGTCTGGTGCTCAGCAAAGGGCAAAAACTCATTCGTCCGATGATTGTGATTGTCTCGGCGGTGATGAGTGCAAAACTTCTTTATGACAGTCACGGCCAGGAGATCCTCCATTTTCTGGGGGTGAACGTATGA
- a CDS encoding elongation factor P hydroxylase, giving the protein MTHHYQQLIDIFDGCFADDFNTRLIKGDDEPIYLPADADAPYNRIVFAHGFYASALHEISHWCIAGAERRKQVDFGYWYCPDGRDAVTQGQFEDVEVKPQAFDWLFCVAAGFPFNVSCDNLEGDVEPDRIVFQRRVHAQVMAYLEQGIPPRPARFIKALQDYYQTPPLAAEQFPWPEDL; this is encoded by the coding sequence ATGACACATCACTACCAACAATTGATTGATATTTTTGACGGCTGTTTTGCCGACGATTTTAATACCCGTCTGATTAAAGGCGACGACGAACCGATCTATCTTCCTGCTGATGCGGATGCGCCGTATAACCGCATTGTTTTTGCTCACGGTTTTTATGCCAGCGCGTTACATGAGATTTCGCACTGGTGCATCGCCGGTGCCGAGCGTCGCAAGCAGGTGGATTTTGGATACTGGTATTGCCCTGATGGCCGCGATGCGGTAACGCAGGGGCAGTTCGAGGATGTTGAAGTAAAACCGCAGGCGTTTGACTGGTTGTTTTGCGTGGCGGCGGGTTTCCCGTTTAATGTCAGTTGCGACAATCTGGAAGGCGATGTCGAGCCGGATCGTATTGTGTTCCAGCGCCGCGTTCACGCGCAGGTGATGGCTTATCTGGAGCAGGGTATTCCCCCGCGCCCGGCGCGTTTTATCAAGGCATTACAGGATTATTATCAAACGCCGCCTTTAGCGGCAGAACAGTTCCCATGGCCGGAAGATCTTTGA